The following nucleotide sequence is from Sporolituus thermophilus DSM 23256.
GGTACTCGATCTTACCAGCCTTGATCTCTTTAACGGCGCGGGCTACATCCATTGTTACCGTGCCAACTTTGGGGTTCGGCATTAAGCCTTTGGGACCGAGAATTTTACCCAGACGGCCGACCATGCCCATCATATCGGGCGTAGCCACAGCCACATCAAAATCGGTCCAGCCTTCCTGAATTTTCGCCACCACATCTTCGGCGCCCACAAAATCAGCGCCGGCTTCTTCGGCTTCCTTGGCTTTTTCGCCTTTGGCGAAGACGAGAACCCGTTTGGTTTTACCGGTGCCATAGGGCAGAACAACGGCGCCGCGCACCTGCTGATCGGCGTGTTTGGGATCAACGCCCAGTTTTACGGCCACTTCCACCGTTTCGTCAAACTTGGCGCTGGCCGTTTTCTTTACCAGCTCAACGGCCTCTTCAGGATCATACAGCTTGCCCCGCTCAATCAGCTTGGCCGCTTCTTGATATTTCTTACCGTGTTTCGGCATTGACAATTTCCTCCTTTGTGGTAGTAGCGGAAAATCCTCCCACACGCGGCTGATGCCGCACCATATCAGTGTCAGTCAATAATGTCGATACCCATGCTGCGGGCAGTGCCCTCAATCATGCGCATTGCCGCTTCGAGGCTGGCGGCATTCAGGTCCTGCATCTTGAGTTCCGCAATCTCGCGAACCTTGGC
It contains:
- the rplA gene encoding 50S ribosomal protein L1, with the translated sequence MPKHGKKYQEAAKLIERGKLYDPEEAVELVKKTASAKFDETVEVAVKLGVDPKHADQQVRGAVVLPYGTGKTKRVLVFAKGEKAKEAEEAGADFVGAEDVVAKIQEGWTDFDVAVATPDMMGMVGRLGKILGPKGLMPNPKVGTVTMDVARAVKEIKAGKIEYRTDKAGNIHAPIGKVSFDNEKLLKNFYTLIDTLIRVKPAAAKGQYLRSITLSTTMGPGVKVSTLRAPGKKD